DNA from Bos javanicus breed banteng chromosome 1, ARS-OSU_banteng_1.0, whole genome shotgun sequence:
CAACACAGTACTAATTATAGCACAAtcttgcacagcagaaaccagaacttattcatcttgcataactgaaacttccTACCATTTGAAAGCAACGccccactcccctctcccctcacccctgtTAACCACTGTGTTACTCTCtgcttttctatgagtttgactgttATTCTACTTAGAGTCTTCATAGAAGCAGACTCCTACagcatctgtatgcaggtcccaGTAGGGAGTTCAATGTGTATTTCTCATAATGTCTGTGTCCCTTAAACAGCTCATGACATATGAAGGAAAATAAGTGACTACAGCTCTTTCTAGACTTTGTCTTTATAGACGAGATACAACAACATGAGATTCTGTTTCTAGTACTTTTATTCTGATTTTACTGAAGAATGATAAACCTCCAGAGGCAAACAGTTTTAAGTATTCTTCTATCAGCGAGCTTGTGATCCCAAGAATGTCCCAATGGCTCTGTCCTCAGAGGACCTGGCTGCCTCACTGAGCCTTGGGGAGGGGGGCTGCGGTGTGGCTGGGCAGGAAAACAAGACTATCTGTAAGCAGGAAAACAAGACTATCTGTAAGACCcgctggactatgaagaaggctgagcaccaaagagttgatgctttcaaagtggaGTGTTGGATAAAACttttaagaatcccttggacagcaaggagatcaaaccagtcaatcctaaaggaaatcaaccctgaatatacattggaagttggaaggactggtgctgaagctgaagctccaatactttgaccacctgatgcaaacagtcaACTtgttgcaaaagaccctgatgctgggaaagactgagggtaagaggataagctggttggatggcatcacagactcaatggaatgagtttgagcaaactctgggagatggtgaaggacagggaagcctggtgtgctgtggttcacggggccgcaaagggttggacgtgactaagcaactgaacaacaaggcccACCCATtccacttttctttcttaaattctttaaagTAACATGGCCTGTGCGCTAGGCATGCAAGGCTTTGAGCTCATGGCTCTGGGTGTGTTTACTCTAGAATCCTCCTGCGTGCACACTGTCTAACCCAAAGCTCATGCTCTTGACTGCAGCCCCCACTGGTCCATGAGCTGCAGCCAGACTCCCTGGGGGCAGTCTCCAAACGCCTGGGATTCATGTGTTGTCTCCAGTGGGACCTACCACGGCCAATCTCCTGGATGGGCCAGACTAGGCCATCTTTTGGCCAACCTcgtgccattaaaaaaaaaaaaaaactttttttaattgtggGAAAGTACATATAACAcaggggcttcctttgtggctcagtttaaagaatccacctgccaatgcaggagacacgccctggaggaggaaatggcaaccctctccagtattcttgcctggagaatcccatggacagaggagtctggcgggctacaatccatggggttgcaaatagttggacacgattgagcgactaaagaacaacaacaaacacataacataaaatttaccgtcCTGACCCTTTTTAAGCGTGCAGTTCAGTGGTGTGAAGTCTATTTAGATTGTTGGGCAACCATGAGCACCATCTGTCTCtagaacttttttcatttttttcatagtaaAATTGAAACTGTCCCCGTTAAACACAAACTCCccatttcctccctcccctcagacCCGGGCAACCTCTATCCTACATTCTGGTTCTGTGAATGTGAGTACTCTTAAGTGCTCGAGTATGTgcaatcatgtagtatttgtcatTTTGTAACTAGTTGATTTCCCTGATcgtaatgtcctcaaggtcctcTATCGTAGCATGTCTCAGAactcccttcttttttttaaggttaacaTTCCGTtcatatgtatataccatatctttTTGGTGGGGGCGGGCGTGGTGAATCATGAGGCTTgcaggaatcttagttccctgaccaggttgAACCccagggccatggcagtgaaagtgccacgtcccagccactggaccgccagggaattcccaccacgtcttatttatccattcatctgtcaatagacattcaGGGTGTTTCTGCCTTTCGGCTATggtgagtaatgctgctgtgaagaCGAGTGTACAAGTAACCAAGCACCACTTTTAACTCTGACCTCTGTGTCTGTGGCTTTGTCCACCGTCCTACTCTTAGGTTTTACTAGGGGGCAAGAAAGCCTGACCAGTCACCCCTGTGGGCGTGTACATACCTCTTCTATCTGTGATGGGATGCGCGGCGGAGAGTGGAACCAGTGTTTAACCAGGCCTCTGTATCTCAGAACCAGGAAGAGACAGGACCCTACCACCACTGACAGCACCAAAAAGGTGCTTCCGGCAGCCAGAAAGTCTTGTTGAAGCTTGACAGAAGCTAGAGAGACAACCGAAAAACGAACAAGATGACCCACACATCAGGTAATTTCTCATCCACCACTGCATAAATACACTTGACGTCCCAGGAAAATGAATGGATACTGCTCTCTTCCACCCTGCCCTGTATGCTTTattgaactcttgagagtcccttggactgcaaggagatcaaaccagtccatcccaaaggaaatcagtcctgaatattcactggaaggactgatactaaggctgaagctccaatattttggccacctgatatgaagagctgactcactggaaaagaccctgatgctgggaaagattgagggcaggagaagggggaaacagaggatgagatggttggatggcatcactgactcaatggacatgagtgtgagagaactctgggagatagtgaaggacagggaaacctggcgtgctgcagtccatggggttgcaaagagccggacacgactgagtgaccgaacaacaaagGCAATCCTAAAACAAAGCAGGTGTTACCCGTCTGGCAGTTCTTGTTCTGGAGATTCCAGCACAGCCTCGTTGTATCTACTGTGAATTGCTGTCTTAGCCCGTCCTCTCTGGATCTCCCTACACTCATCACCACCCTTCACCAAAAAAGCAATTCCTGATTGCACTATTTTAGGAGTGTTCTGTTTCCAGCTCAGAAAGAAAGCACTTAGGAAAGCATACATTACCATCTGCTGCCGTTTCACAGCAAGATATGTTGCTTAAATGTCCAGGTCGAGAGATGTTTTCTTTGGTCAAAAACAGTTCTGCCTTGACTTGAAAACAGTATACTCTTAAGGGTTTTAAATCATTCAATGTGATGAAGTTACTCCTGAACGGGCGTGTCACCTGCGTAGCAAGCATCAACAACCGCACATGTAAATTACCCGCACAGGGATGGTCAAGGCCTTCCGTCTTCTCCAGTGTTTCCCCAAATTCACATCGAACACAATAACCAAAGAATAAGGCAATTCTGGTTTTAAAGAGACAGAATACCAATTTTATACATATAACGCTTACAGCCGACAAATTTCACGTGTGGAAACGGGAGGAGTGTTGAGAAACATGCTGACGGCATTAGAGCTGTGTTTCTGGCTGTGAGATCTGAAGCCCCATTGCAGCAATGGAGGGTCCAGAGCTGGAATTTAGCAAATCCCAATTTCCAGGACGaaattttctcctttgaaatgAACATTGTATATTTCATGGTTAGTCTCGTCTACAGTTTCAAGTCAGTGGATGAACAGAGGGGAAAAGGGCATTCTAGGAAATACTGTTCCTTGGGTTCCGAATCTGCTTCTGGTTTTCGCTTCACTGTGCTGCTTCCCTTTATAGTTCTGGTGAACACGGTCTTAGAAATTTATGTCATCAGGGAAGAGTTGGGTCCCAGATTCTTAGAGGATCTTGTCCCCTGTCTCCCTCGCCTGCCGTGACACCTCCCTCCGGTTTGTCACCTCCACATGTTCGGTCAACGGCCCCTCTCTCATTCCGGACAAACTGTCACTGTTCTATggggaaatgagaaaaagacacCACACACTATGGGGATACGGGATTTCTCCTAAAGGACTGCTTTCATATTGGGAGATACAGTAGAAaacactagggcttccctggtggtgctagtgataaggaacgcaggagacgcaggttcgatccctgggtcgggaagatcccctggagaaggaaatgataacccactctggtattctggcccgggaaatcccatagacagaggagcctgccaggctacagtccatgcggtcacaaagagtcggacatgactgagcacgcgtgcgcacacacacacacacacacacacacacacacacacacagaatacgcTACAACCATTGGAAATGGTGGCAGCTTCAGAGTGTGGAGATAAAGTGGCTTATTATatatgttgactgaaaaaaaaaggcagatcaTTCAACAGTATATAGGACAtgatcttacttttaaaaatacaaacggTCATACTATATTTGAACAGTAGGATTATAGATGATTCAAAACTTTCTCCCCTCCTGTTTAACGATGATGACTGCCAGGgcagaaaagaaacaatttttactCCACATAAGGAGTAAAAGGCGTCCATATGACACCACATAAGGCAATTTCAGGGAATTctgtggtagtccagtggtttagGAGTTGGTGCTTTCACTctcatggcctgggttcaatccatggtcgaGGAACTAAGTTCCTGCAAGCtgtctggcacagccaaaatttttttttaagtaagaaataattattttaaaaaaggtaaatttaAGGACAatatgcttttcttaaaaaaattatctatttatttggctgtgttgggtctcagccgcagcacgtgggatctttccttgtggcacacaggcttagttgcccttcagtatgtgggatcttagttccctgacctgggatcgagCTCAGgttccctgccttggaaggcagattcttaagcactggaccgccaggggagtCCCAACACTATtcttttttgagtttatttcagcAGCCAGTTGGCTATTCCAGAAGAATCACAGACTACAGAGAAGAGCTACCGTTCAGGCCTGAGACAGTAAGGAACACAGGAGACCTGTCCTTAGAAAGGTCTTGTTTGCAAGGCTGACCCAAGGCTGGCATCTGGGAACTTGGCTTTGAGGAGCATCCCACAGATCCCTAAGTGATAAGGCTGTTTTAATGTATAAATGATGCTTCTGATGCTGAACACCTGCTCTACCTCTGGGAGTCAGGagccctggtggctctgctgggtcGAGGGTGCCTGTGTGACCAGCCCCCAGTACGAGCCCTGGGTACTGAGTCTCCCAGGAGCTTCTCTGGGAGATGCGATTTCACATACTCGGTTACTCTTGTTGTCGGGGGAATTGAGAGTAGCCTGTGTGATGAGGGGAAGACTCCTGGAAGCTTCTGCCTGGACTCCTTCAGACTCTGCCCCTTGTGTCTCTTCCCTTTGCTGACTCTGTTCTGTGTCTTTTCTCTGTAATAAGTCACAGCCTTAAGTACAACTGGACGCTGAGTCCCCGAGGATCCTTGGAGCAAATCTAGGGGTTGGGTTTGGGGACCCTTGACATTTGGACTCACAGCTGGAATGGAGACCATATCAGTGGCTTTCAGAGTCACTTTAGCCGCAGAATCTTTTGCTCACAGAAGTCCAAAGCATAGATGCTCTGGTTGAAAGGGGAATCCCTCCCAGATTCTTCCAGACCTCCTCTGTTCCAGTTGACCAGAACTGTGAACTCAGATTTTGGGAAACgattatttctttcttccctatTTGCTGAGAGTCTGCCCTTCAGTGAGTTTTGCCTTCCTTGGTGTTTTTACACTCACTGTAaagaaacaggggcttccctagcggttcagctggtaatgaatctgcctgcagtgcagaagacctgggttcgacccctgggttgggaagatcccctggagaagggaaaggctacccactccagtattctggcctggagaattccatggactgtgtagtccatggggttgcaaagagctggacacactgagcgactttcactttcataaagaaacAGAGCAAGTGCAAACATCAGCAACGTGGGAGACACAGCACTGAGAGCACGGGCCCTCTGGAGCCAGGCGCCTCCTCCGCGTGCCTCGGGCAGTCCTTACACTCCCTCTCCCTCTCAGTGAAACTGATGGGTGCAAAGGGTAAACGAAAGGATGTATCCAAAGTGCCCGGCCCAGTGCCAGACACGAAGAAAGCTCCAGATAAACATACAGCTcttaaaattcttataaaaattagAGTAATGTTGAACGTAGGAAATCAGGAGGTTCACACACATAGTGAAACATCATTCAATGTAGCTTgaagggacctccctggcagccTAGCGGTtatgactctgggcttccacgGCAGgcggcacaggttcgatccctggctggggaactaaggctcaccccccacccccactgctgtcatacagtgtggccaaaaaataggaaaaaaaatgcagcttGGATGATCAGACACTGGAGATGACCCTGGCCCAGACACCAGGCCCCTTTGCTCTGACCCCTCCTTTGTCAACCTTACCCTGCCCAAGGCCCTCACATGGccccatttctctttttttaattaattaatttatttttattttggctgtgctgggtctttgttgcggtgcatgggcttggttgccctgcggcatgtgggaatcttagctccccaaccagggattgaacccgtgtcctctgcattggaaggtgaattcgtaaccactggactaccaggggagtcccaggCCCGCATTTCTGATGGATCGGGGCATGTGCGGTTCCCGGATGTGCCCAGCCTTCTCCAACCTACTGGCCCTTCTCCTTGGAACATGCCCTCTTCTCGCCTTCACTGAGACTTTTCACCTATTCgcattgccttctttgaaaaCCATTCAGATCAGAGATGTCACATAGCTTAACCTTGCAGACTGCAGGAGTAAAAATAGGCCCAGGAGTAGAAACAGGCCCATGAGACCTTCCCAATGCTGGAGTGTGGCAAAGACTCCCTGGGCACCAGCTGAATCCAGACTCAGACCACGGGGACTGTGTGATACGAGGCAGAGAGGGCCCTGCAGATGGGTCTTGTCCTCTAAGGGTGCACTGGGATACCCTGGTGTCCTTGGccatttgattttccttttggcTGAGCAgagcagcttgtaggatcttagttccctgaccatgggtTGAACCCACCAACTGCaatgggagctcagagtctcaagcactggactgccagggaaatcccctccTTGGCCTTTCGTTTGCTACCCAGAAACTCCAAAGAaaagaacatcaaaaacaaagaagaacatgCTCTTGCCTGTTTAGCTCCTGCCTTCTCCCAGTAGTAGACACAATACACAAAATAGGCCTCGGTGGCAGGGACATCGAAGGGAGCAGAAAGCCTGATGATAAGGGAGCCTTCTTCTGGGGTCACCCGGATGTTTTCTGGAGGCCCAATGGTAGCTGAAATAGAATTACAAACGAGATCCATCAGTCTATGTAGatacacgtgtgtgcatgtatgtgtgtgtatatatatactgtgcAGTGCCGAgctgctttagtcgtgtctgactctttgcgccacAAGGGACtgtaggactgtagcccaccaggctcctctgtccatgggattctccaggcaaggctactgcagtgcgttgctatttcctcctccaggggatcttcccaaccagggaacgaacctgtgtctctttcgtctcctgcattggcaggccgattctttaccagaggTCTTTCTGCCGTATGCTATGCTAATAACATGTTTTATAGGCTTGCTTTTATCAGGTTTCCAGAGAGCTGGAAGGTTAACCAAAGGTCAAATTTTCATGAAAAGATTTTGTTAGCTCTTACcttctatatatattttctttttgttacatatttttttatatagatAAAAGTGGTGTTTACaaacttttaaatacatttctctttTAGCTTTTTCCAATAGGACACACTTAAACATAATAACATGAAACACTGCTAtcacaagggcttccccagtggctcaggggtaaagagcctgcctgcaatgcaggagactt
Protein-coding regions in this window:
- the IFNGR2 gene encoding interferon gamma receptor 2 isoform X2; translation: MRPPPPTLLPPLLLMLSGFGAAAPPADSLAQLPAPGNLKVHLYNAQQALSWEPVSLDSDPRPVVYQVQYKYSTSSNWYDVNKEDSKVDCTNLTRTECDFTANSLSEGFPRRFNISLRVRAKLGGLVSAWATAPWFEHYRNATIGPPENIRVTPEEGSLIIRLSAPFDVPATEAYFVYCVYYWEKAGAKQVTRPFRSNFITLNDLKPLRVYCFQVKAELFLTKENISRPGHLSNISCCETAADASVKLQQDFLAAGSTFLVLSVVVGSCLFLVLRYRGLVKHWFHSPPRIPSQIEEVGQKMA